In the Oryza glaberrima chromosome 6, OglaRS2, whole genome shotgun sequence genome, one interval contains:
- the LOC127776576 gene encoding uncharacterized protein LOC127776576 has translation MDYDQADGLYDFPADDPVLTLNINRFLSDNPEDRCQYFIDQIESARNLIRAKCIKVVKGTGKHQTLYLTPEDLFVFTVAFTDEISTVTAIIEAKNMWVRGFRTSEGVIYEFKDEPPKLEELEEIIGHTNQKYQKFKGKIKRIAGKQKKSPHKFIKGSILLDHGSNYRALIGGGQSLYRLAMGFPILKAMINDLAHFDKNHQSPTAKWSMAVLIIHSPECLKNRYISSLMVDALENRYFHKLRRLKSRGKHYALNWDKYSGYILKSLDVPLFIWNANERCYRHNESFFLKEDAHINLETAMEDILFIKCDSYPESSFREVKERIINLPANLQSSIGIVLVNGVTYVLQRGTELPCIAELVLRTFTSSPSIQVIEGDLPVFSDSHIVGSHVRMNLEPSQGSKNIKVMVCANALRLYAEVYQIGNESTTKQREGQHAFRLDDELFRKHSEMCTKYSDTFQKLKELKVEMAEKLYSNLSDIDLICGTTQNPLTLKNFGM, from the exons ATGGATTATGATCAAGCAGATGGGCTTTAT GATTTTCCTGCCGATGATCCGGTTTTGACCCTAAATATCAACCGATTTCTATCTGATAATCCTGAAGATAGATGCCAGTACTTTATTGATCAGATTGAAAGTGCCCGCAATCTAATACGGGCCAAATGTATCAAAGTTGTGAAGGGTACTGGGAAGCACCAAACTCTGTATCTCACTCCTGAGGATCTTTTTGTGTTCACAGTAGCTTTTACAGATGAAATATCAACGGTCACTGCTATTATTGAAGCAAAAAATATGTGGGTCCGCGGTTTCAGGACATCTGAGGGAGTGATTTATGAGTTCAAGGATGAGCCTCCTAAACTTGAGGAACTTGAGGAGATAATAGGCCACACAAATCAGAAGTATCAGAAGTTCAAAGGGAAGATTAAAAGGATAGCAGGAAAGCAAAAGAAGTCGCCCCATAAGTTTATTAAAGGTTCTATCTTGTTAGATCATGGGAGCAATTATCGTGCTCTGATTGGTGGAGGACAAAGTCTATACCGTCTTGCCATGGGCTTTCCTATACTAAAGGCGATGATAAATGATCTTGCACATTTTGATAAGAATCATCAGTCACCAACAGCAAAATGGTCTATGGCTGTACTGATTATTCATTCACCAGAGTGCCTTAAGAATAGATACATCTCTTCTCTTATGGTAGATGCTTTGGAGAACAGATACTTTCACAAGCTCCGGCGACTTAAGTCTCGAGGAAAGCATTACGCATTAAATTGGGACAAGTATTCTGGTTACATTCTGAAATCTCTGGATGTCCCATTGTTCATTTGGAATGCTAATGAGAGGTGTTATCGGCACAATGAATCATTCTTCTTGAAGGAAGATGCCCACATCAACCTGGAAACTGCTATGGAGGACATCTTGTTTATCAAATGTGATTCTTATCCTGAGAGCAGCTTCAGGGAGGTTAAGGAAAGAATCATTAACTTGCCAGCAAATCTGCAATCATCCATTGGTATAGTACTTGTGAATGGTGTTACCTATGTCTTACAGCGAGGAACAGAATTGCCATGCATTGCAGAGCTGGTCCTGAGGACTTTTACTTCCTCACCTTCAATCCAAGTAATAGAAGGAGATCTTCCAGTATTTTCTGATTCTCATATTGTTGGATCTCACGTTCGTATGAACCTAGAGCCGAGTCAGGGAAGCAAGAATATAAAAGTCATGGTTTGTGCAAATGCTCTTCGGTTATATGCTGAGGTCTATCAGATTGGAAATGAAAGCACTACCAAGCAGCGTGAAGGTCAACACGCATTTCGATTAGATGACGAG CTTTTCAGGAAGCACAGTGAAATGTGCACAAAATATAGTGATACATTTCAGAAACTCAAGGAATTGAAGGTTGAAATGGCAGAAAAGCTGTACTCAAATTTAAGTGACATAGATCTTATATGTGGTACTACTCAGAATCCATTAACACTAAAGA ATTTTGGAATGTGA